From a region of the Euzebyales bacterium genome:
- the trxA gene encoding thioredoxin, with protein MADADAATFDAVADSSRIAVLVDLWAPWCGPCRMVSPALERLARTHAGRLKLVKVNVDLAPEISDRFGVRGIPTLLVLRNGTVVARQTGAPPESALSAWLEAALRDADRSAGTSRPSR; from the coding sequence ATGGCCGACGCCGACGCAGCGACGTTCGACGCCGTCGCGGACTCGTCGAGGATCGCGGTGCTGGTCGACCTGTGGGCACCGTGGTGCGGACCGTGCCGCATGGTGAGTCCCGCACTGGAGCGCCTCGCACGGACGCACGCGGGACGCCTGAAGCTGGTCAAGGTCAACGTCGACCTGGCACCGGAGATCTCCGACCGGTTCGGCGTGCGGGGCATCCCGACGCTGCTCGTGCTGCGCAACGGGACCGTCGTCGCCCGGCAGACCGGCGCGCCACCGGAGTCCGCGCTGTCGGCCTGGCTCGAGGCCGCGCTGCGCGACGCCGACCGGTCGGCCGGCACGTCCCGCCCATCACGCTGA
- a CDS encoding MmcQ/YjbR family DNA-binding protein: MDHARGTPATARDVHDAAHAMPHVTVERGGGDNPVYQVGRKSFVYFRTPRPDAVDPDTGERYDDVVIIWVASEHDKHALVADPDTPFFTTSHFDGHPSVLVRASRLGEIDRDELVELVAEAWLSRASRRRANTWLAAHDLPLIE, translated from the coding sequence GTGGACCACGCCCGTGGAACGCCGGCGACGGCGCGGGACGTGCACGACGCCGCACACGCCATGCCCCACGTCACCGTCGAGCGCGGCGGTGGCGACAACCCCGTCTACCAGGTCGGGCGGAAGTCGTTCGTGTACTTCCGCACTCCACGACCCGATGCCGTGGATCCCGACACCGGCGAGCGCTACGACGACGTCGTCATCATCTGGGTTGCCTCGGAGCACGACAAGCACGCGCTCGTTGCGGACCCTGACACCCCGTTCTTCACCACGAGCCACTTCGACGGGCATCCGTCGGTGCTGGTGCGCGCCAGCCGACTCGGCGAGATCGACCGCGACGAGCTCGTCGAGCTCGTCGCGGAGGCGTGGTTGTCCAGGGCGTCGCGGCGGCGTGCGAACACTTGGCTCGCGGCCCACGACCTGCCACTGATCGAGTGA
- a CDS encoding NAD(P)-binding domain-containing protein, whose protein sequence is MDEHVDTVVIGGSQSGLSVGYHLAQRGCRFVILDAHDRVGDAWRRRWDSLRLFTTARYDGLPGMPFPAPTHAYPTKGEVADYLLAYAQRFDLPVETGVTVHRLARDGRRFVVAAGDRAITADNVVVATGTYHTPRVPAFADGLDPTIRQLHSKAYRNPSQLQAGDVLVVGAGNSGAEIALEVSEHHRTWLSGRDPGQEPTRAGSLPDRLLHPVMWFVASRVLTIDSPIGRRVRDHFLDPPRGIPLGRARRSDIRAAGIDRVPRTTGVRDGRPRLEDGRSLEVSNVIWCTGFEMDLSWIDLPVIGDHGFPRQEYGLVPSQPGLYFMGLPFQRSLSSALLGGVGRDAGFIADHIAARTAGMPAMSA, encoded by the coding sequence ATGGACGAGCACGTCGACACCGTGGTCATCGGGGGCTCCCAGTCGGGGCTGTCGGTCGGCTACCACCTGGCGCAGCGAGGGTGTCGGTTCGTGATCCTCGACGCCCACGACCGCGTCGGCGACGCGTGGCGCCGGCGGTGGGACTCGCTACGGCTGTTCACGACGGCGCGCTATGACGGCCTGCCCGGCATGCCGTTCCCGGCCCCGACGCACGCGTACCCGACCAAGGGCGAGGTCGCCGACTATCTGCTGGCCTATGCCCAGCGCTTCGACCTTCCGGTCGAGACCGGCGTCACGGTGCACCGGCTGGCCCGCGATGGCCGGCGATTCGTCGTCGCCGCCGGCGACCGGGCGATCACTGCGGACAACGTGGTCGTCGCGACAGGGACGTACCACACACCCCGGGTGCCCGCCTTCGCCGACGGCCTCGATCCGACGATCCGTCAGCTCCACTCGAAGGCGTACCGCAACCCCTCGCAGCTCCAGGCCGGCGATGTGCTCGTCGTCGGTGCAGGCAACTCCGGTGCGGAGATCGCCCTCGAGGTCTCGGAGCACCACCGCACATGGCTGTCGGGGCGCGACCCGGGCCAGGAGCCCACCCGCGCCGGGAGCCTGCCCGATCGGTTGCTCCACCCGGTGATGTGGTTCGTGGCGTCGCGCGTGCTCACGATCGATTCGCCCATCGGCCGGCGGGTGCGCGACCACTTCCTCGACCCGCCGCGCGGGATCCCGCTCGGTCGGGCCCGACGCAGCGACATCCGGGCCGCCGGCATCGACCGCGTCCCGAGGACGACGGGTGTGCGCGACGGCCGGCCGCGGCTTGAGGATGGGCGCTCGCTCGAGGTGTCCAACGTCATCTGGTGCACCGGCTTCGAGATGGACCTGTCGTGGATCGACCTGCCGGTGATCGGCGACCACGGCTTCCCGCGGCAGGAGTACGGCCTGGTGCCGTCGCAGCCCGGCCTGTACTTCATGGGCCTGCCGTTCCAGCGTTCACTGAGCTCGGCTCTGCTCGGCGGGGTGGGACGCGACGCCGGATTCATCGCCGATCACATCGCCGCCCGCACCGCCGGCATGCCCGCGATGTCGGCCTGA
- a CDS encoding LCP family protein encodes MSVTSEDITLEIEVPPPRSRVLLRVAVAIVALFALFVLAGAGLFLERQRTYDQNIERIADAFPDESGRPAPAPDPPPNAVAPAENWLLVGSDRRSEQATTGQEADGQLWDFGAQRADTIMLVHLPADRSRVYLVSFPRDSWVPIAGYGNAKINAALSFGGPPLLIATLEQLTGVRVDHFAMLDFQGFESMTDALGGVDVRVGQTVSDPARDVEWEAGVHHLDGEQALKFVRQRYNLPGGDFDRIKRQQAFLKALAGRAVDGAVLANPLRLNAFLEAVTSSVSVDDTVTAANLRSLALQMRAVRPNDIVFMTIPTAGLGTEDGQSVVYLDRAKSRPLHRALRRATVGRYVRRSGDAVNQVDTVR; translated from the coding sequence ATGAGCGTGACCAGCGAGGACATCACCCTCGAGATCGAGGTACCGCCACCACGCAGCCGCGTGCTGCTGCGCGTGGCGGTCGCGATCGTGGCGCTGTTCGCTCTGTTCGTGCTCGCCGGCGCCGGGCTGTTCCTCGAGCGACAGCGGACCTACGACCAGAACATCGAACGGATCGCGGACGCCTTCCCTGACGAGAGCGGCCGTCCCGCACCCGCACCGGACCCACCTCCGAACGCGGTGGCTCCGGCCGAGAACTGGCTGCTCGTGGGGTCGGACCGCCGGTCGGAGCAGGCCACGACCGGGCAGGAGGCCGACGGACAGCTGTGGGATTTCGGGGCACAGCGGGCCGACACGATCATGCTGGTCCACCTCCCAGCCGACCGCAGCCGTGTCTACCTCGTCTCCTTCCCGCGCGACTCCTGGGTACCGATCGCCGGATACGGCAACGCCAAGATCAACGCCGCGCTGTCGTTCGGCGGACCACCGCTGCTCATCGCGACCCTCGAGCAGCTCACCGGGGTTCGCGTCGACCACTTCGCGATGCTCGACTTCCAGGGCTTCGAGTCGATGACCGATGCGCTCGGGGGCGTCGACGTCCGGGTGGGTCAGACGGTCAGCGACCCGGCACGTGACGTGGAGTGGGAGGCCGGCGTCCACCACCTCGACGGCGAGCAGGCGCTGAAATTCGTGCGCCAGCGGTACAACCTGCCGGGCGGTGACTTCGACCGCATCAAGCGCCAGCAGGCCTTTCTGAAGGCGCTGGCCGGGCGGGCCGTGGACGGCGCTGTGCTGGCCAACCCGCTCCGGCTCAACGCGTTCCTCGAAGCGGTCACCAGCTCGGTCAGCGTCGACGACACGGTCACCGCGGCGAACCTGCGTTCGCTGGCGCTGCAGATGCGCGCCGTTCGCCCGAACGACATCGTGTTCATGACGATCCCGACGGCCGGGTTGGGCACGGAGGACGGGCAGAGCGTCGTCTACCTCGACCGTGCGAAGAGCCGCCCGCTGCACCGCGCGCTGCGCAGGGCCACGGTCGGCCGGTATGTGCGCCGTTCCGGTGACGCCGTCAACCAGGTCGACACGGTCCGCTGA